From a single Bacillus marinisedimentorum genomic region:
- a CDS encoding endonuclease I family protein: MDDTDFSRLKGEHRLYAVPETEAEQKEIFMTLQENREKIKGDRRAYYDPEADRQAIQVYYEDIDFGDMNGMDLAEALHLLVKQTHTNPVGYSPSRFVYPWVDLQENGSLVSVYSGRRRKPEEVLAEDYITAEKRKQRLEKQVIALDAEDTEGVRAGIENEFKFNCEHAVPQSWFGRDEPMKGDIHHLFTCDPVCNSARSNYPYYDFKEYEPETDLMAVRDGCGKAEDERFEPEFSKGTVARAMLYFLLRYPDKVKKSFKKRIDIRLLNEWHREYPPDVYEKHRNAAIADIQGNRNPFIDYPEYLLDVKWLR, translated from the coding sequence ATGGATGATACCGATTTTTCGCGTCTGAAAGGCGAACACCGCCTATATGCTGTTCCTGAGACCGAAGCTGAACAAAAAGAAATCTTCATGACCCTGCAGGAAAACAGGGAGAAAATCAAGGGTGACCGCCGGGCCTATTATGACCCGGAGGCCGATCGCCAGGCAATCCAAGTATATTACGAGGATATCGACTTCGGGGACATGAATGGAATGGACCTGGCCGAAGCGTTGCATCTTCTCGTTAAACAGACACATACAAACCCGGTCGGCTACAGTCCGTCCAGGTTTGTCTATCCATGGGTCGACCTGCAGGAAAACGGCAGTCTGGTGAGCGTGTATTCAGGCAGGAGAAGGAAGCCGGAAGAGGTGCTTGCCGAAGATTATATAACAGCTGAAAAAAGGAAGCAGCGGCTTGAAAAACAAGTGATCGCCCTTGATGCCGAAGACACAGAGGGAGTCCGGGCCGGAATTGAAAATGAGTTCAAATTCAACTGTGAACACGCTGTTCCGCAGTCCTGGTTCGGAAGGGATGAACCGATGAAAGGGGATATCCATCATCTCTTCACATGCGATCCGGTCTGCAACTCAGCCCGCAGCAACTACCCTTACTATGATTTCAAAGAGTACGAGCCGGAAACCGACCTGATGGCCGTCAGGGATGGATGCGGCAAGGCGGAGGACGAGCGGTTCGAGCCCGAATTTTCCAAAGGAACCGTCGCACGGGCGATGCTGTATTTCCTTTTGAGATATCCGGATAAAGTGAAAAAGTCGTTTAAAAAGAGAATTGATATCAGGCTGTTGAACGAATGGCATCGCGAATATCCACCCGATGTATATGAAAAACACCGCAATGCCGCAATTGCGGATATCCAGGGGAACCGGAATCCGTTTATCGATTACCCGGAATATTTGTTGGATGTAAAATGGTTAAGGTGA
- a CDS encoding GNAT family N-acetyltransferase: MNIRLLDESDAKIYKAVRLRALKNDQESFGSTYEQEVNRPLKKFAERIQRTKSQFTLGCFDSNHSLIGIANFAREDRLKTVHKGTIYGMYIEPEFRRRGLGRTLLISLIERATSECDGLEQIHLTVVSTNSSAIRLYTSLGFKVYGVEPNALKTDGKYFDEDLMILRLKKFN; the protein is encoded by the coding sequence ATGAACATTCGTTTGTTGGATGAGTCCGACGCTAAAATATATAAGGCAGTCAGATTGCGTGCATTAAAAAACGACCAGGAATCATTCGGTTCAACATATGAGCAAGAGGTAAATAGACCTTTGAAGAAATTCGCGGAAAGGATACAGCGTACAAAATCCCAATTCACTTTGGGATGTTTTGACAGCAATCATTCCCTGATTGGCATTGCTAATTTCGCACGTGAGGATCGACTGAAGACTGTACATAAAGGCACTATTTATGGAATGTACATAGAACCTGAATTCCGAAGAAGAGGGTTAGGCAGAACCCTATTGATAAGCCTCATTGAAAGGGCAACAAGCGAATGTGACGGACTGGAACAAATACATTTAACAGTCGTATCTACTAATTCATCTGCAATACGCCTATACACTTCACTAGGGTTTAAAGTTTATGGTGTAGAACCAAATGCATTAAAAACTGACGGGAAATATTTTGATGAAGATTTAATGATTTTACGGTTAAAGAAATTCAACTAG
- the uraA gene encoding uracil permease gives MQKIYQVEERPPLAESLPLSLQHLFAMFGANILVPILFQVNPATILLMNGVGTLIYLMICQWKIPAYLGSSFAFISPVFVVLSSHDYSYALGGFIIVGLIFVLVSFLVKIAGTGWIDVVFPPAAMGAIVAVIGLELVPVAAEMAGMIAPADAGENWTYDPKAVFVSVSTLLVTLLGTVMFRGFMKIIPILIGVVAGYIIAAFTGLVDWGAVEQANWIAVPDFYAPKFDWASIMIIAPAALVVVAEHIGHLLVTENIVDRRLTKDPGLSRSLLGNGVSTMLSGFVGSTPNTTYGENIGVMAITKVYSTWVIGGAAVFSIVLSFSGKLAAIIQTIPAPVMGGVSLLLFGVIAASGIRILVDSKVDYNKPSNLILTTIVLVIGISGATLTLGVVALKGMALATVVAILLSLLFKVLEKYRLLNE, from the coding sequence ATGCAGAAAATTTATCAAGTGGAAGAACGGCCGCCTCTGGCGGAAAGCCTGCCGCTCAGCCTGCAGCATTTGTTTGCCATGTTCGGGGCGAATATTCTGGTGCCGATTCTGTTTCAGGTGAACCCGGCGACCATCCTGTTGATGAACGGCGTCGGCACCCTCATTTATCTGATGATCTGCCAGTGGAAAATCCCGGCTTATCTCGGTTCGAGCTTCGCTTTCATTTCACCGGTGTTCGTCGTTCTCTCCTCTCACGATTACAGCTATGCACTTGGCGGATTTATTATTGTCGGCCTGATTTTCGTCCTTGTCAGCTTCTTAGTGAAAATCGCTGGAACCGGATGGATTGATGTTGTTTTCCCGCCGGCTGCGATGGGTGCCATTGTTGCTGTCATCGGGCTTGAGCTTGTACCGGTTGCCGCCGAAATGGCCGGTATGATTGCGCCGGCAGACGCGGGTGAAAACTGGACGTATGACCCGAAAGCCGTTTTTGTATCCGTTTCGACCCTGCTTGTCACCCTGCTTGGCACGGTTATGTTCCGCGGGTTCATGAAAATCATCCCGATATTGATCGGGGTTGTCGCCGGTTACATTATTGCGGCTTTCACCGGGCTGGTTGATTGGGGTGCTGTTGAACAGGCGAATTGGATCGCTGTGCCCGATTTTTATGCCCCGAAATTCGACTGGGCCAGCATCATGATCATCGCCCCGGCCGCACTCGTAGTCGTCGCCGAACATATCGGCCACCTGCTCGTGACGGAAAACATCGTGGACCGCAGGCTTACGAAAGACCCCGGCCTGTCACGCTCGCTGCTCGGAAACGGGGTCTCAACGATGCTGTCCGGTTTTGTCGGCTCAACACCGAACACGACTTACGGTGAAAATATCGGCGTCATGGCGATCACAAAAGTATATTCCACCTGGGTCATCGGCGGAGCTGCCGTCTTTTCGATCGTGCTGTCGTTTTCCGGCAAGCTCGCCGCAATCATCCAGACGATTCCGGCACCAGTCATGGGCGGTGTTTCCCTGCTCCTCTTCGGCGTCATTGCAGCTTCCGGCATCCGGATTCTTGTTGACTCTAAAGTGGATTACAACAAACCGTCGAACCTGATTTTGACAACAATCGTCCTCGTCATCGGCATCAGCGGAGCGACGCTGACACTGGGGGTTGTCGCGCTGAAAGGAATGGCGCTGGCGACGGTTGTGGCGATATTGCTCAGCCTGCTATTCAAAGTTCTTGAGAAATATCGCCTGCTGAATGAATAG
- a CDS encoding Rrf2 family transcriptional regulator, whose protein sequence is MHLTSYTDYSLRLLIFLGSKKEGELSNIKEISDVYRISKNHLSKIVYDLGKLGIIKTVRGRNGGVALAKKPSEINLGALVRELEEDLDVAVCFNERKNDCLITPVCKLKHVLNEALTSFLHVLDQYTLEDVILRRDVLEAVLGPENRK, encoded by the coding sequence ATGCACTTGACCTCTTATACGGATTACTCGCTCCGCTTGCTGATCTTTTTGGGATCAAAGAAAGAAGGCGAGCTATCCAATATAAAAGAAATATCGGATGTGTACCGGATTTCAAAAAACCATTTAAGCAAGATTGTCTATGACTTAGGGAAACTCGGTATCATCAAAACGGTTCGGGGACGCAATGGCGGGGTTGCACTTGCAAAGAAACCGTCGGAAATCAATCTTGGCGCGCTCGTCCGGGAGCTCGAAGAAGATCTTGACGTTGCGGTGTGCTTTAATGAACGGAAAAATGACTGCCTCATCACTCCCGTCTGCAAATTGAAGCATGTGTTGAACGAAGCGCTTACCAGTTTCCTTCACGTGCTTGATCAATACACGCTGGAAGATGTCATTTTGAGAAGAGATGTGCTCGAGGCCGTACTCGGCCCTGAAAACCGGAAATAA
- the hmpA gene encoding NO-inducible flavohemoprotein → MANSSTDTALDQQTIDIIKSTVPVLKEHGETITTRFYQMMFEAHPELLNIFNQTHQKEGKQPRALANAVYAAAAYIDNLEAILPAVKQIAHKHRSLNIKPEHYPIVGKYLLLAIKDVLGDAATDDIINAWEKAYGVIAGVFIDIEKEMYEETAEEPGGWVGYRPFTVDRKVQESGVITSFYLKPTDGKPIADFKPGQYISIKVDIDGDPYTHTRQYSLSDAPGKDHYRISVKREDEKGELPGGVVSRFLHENIGEGDIVQLTAPAGDFALDTDSDKPVVLISGGVGLTPMVSMANMLTEQYPERDVTFIHAAINGQLQAMKDHLTELAEDNENFEYYVVYEKPTAADREEGTFHKEGFVDLEWLQSVINTTDADFYFCGPVPFMKTVNSVLKEMGVSEDRINFEFFGPAGDLEAS, encoded by the coding sequence ATGGCAAATTCTTCAACTGATACTGCGTTAGACCAACAAACGATTGACATCATCAAATCGACGGTGCCGGTACTGAAAGAACATGGTGAAACGATTACGACCCGCTTCTATCAAATGATGTTCGAGGCCCATCCGGAACTGCTCAACATTTTTAATCAGACACACCAAAAGGAAGGCAAGCAGCCGCGCGCACTTGCGAACGCTGTCTATGCCGCCGCAGCCTATATAGATAATCTTGAAGCCATCCTGCCGGCAGTGAAACAGATCGCTCATAAGCATAGGAGCTTGAACATCAAGCCGGAACACTATCCGATTGTCGGAAAATATCTCCTTTTAGCCATTAAAGATGTGCTTGGTGATGCGGCAACAGATGACATCATCAACGCCTGGGAAAAAGCATACGGCGTCATTGCCGGCGTGTTTATTGATATTGAAAAAGAAATGTACGAAGAAACCGCTGAAGAACCGGGCGGCTGGGTAGGTTACCGTCCATTTACGGTAGACCGGAAAGTTCAGGAAAGTGGTGTCATCACATCCTTTTACCTGAAGCCGACTGACGGCAAGCCGATCGCCGATTTCAAGCCGGGCCAGTATATCAGCATCAAGGTGGACATCGACGGCGATCCATATACACATACCCGCCAGTACAGCCTTTCTGATGCGCCGGGAAAAGATCATTACCGAATCAGTGTAAAGCGTGAAGATGAAAAAGGTGAATTGCCGGGCGGCGTCGTCTCCCGCTTCTTACATGAAAACATTGGGGAAGGCGACATTGTGCAGCTGACTGCCCCTGCCGGCGACTTCGCCCTGGATACGGATTCCGATAAGCCGGTGGTCCTGATCAGCGGCGGCGTCGGGCTTACACCGATGGTAAGCATGGCGAATATGCTGACAGAACAATATCCTGAACGGGACGTGACCTTTATTCATGCTGCCATAAACGGCCAGCTCCAGGCGATGAAAGACCATCTGACAGAACTTGCTGAGGACAATGAAAACTTCGAGTACTATGTCGTGTACGAAAAACCGACTGCGGCTGACCGGGAAGAGGGAACCTTCCACAAAGAAGGCTTCGTGGACCTTGAATGGCTGCAGAGTGTCATCAACACAACAGATGCCGATTTCTATTTCTGCGGGCCTGTTCCATTCATGAAAACCGTAAACAGCGTACTGAAGGAAATGGGTGTGTCTGAAGACCGGATCAACTTCGAATTCTTCGGCCCGGCCGGTGACCTCGAAGCTTCATAA
- a CDS encoding toll/interleukin-1 receptor domain-containing protein, whose protein sequence is MKGKNMAAPTLFEAIQKMLLSPVRRPCIFLSHINIDKEAAIAIGDFITDRGIDIYLDVYDECLWEAAGEGDAGRITECIEQGLSRCTHMMCIVSEDTKNSWWVPYEVGYGKKSSQEISTLYLKDVSGIPAYLRVTRQIKSLSDLAGYLEEIKKDYYATKKLAEFSSEVSGSVSPIDKYLKL, encoded by the coding sequence ATGAAAGGCAAAAACATGGCGGCGCCAACCTTGTTCGAAGCCATACAGAAGATGCTTTTGTCTCCTGTCCGGCGGCCGTGCATCTTCCTTTCGCATATCAATATCGATAAGGAAGCTGCGATTGCCATCGGCGATTTTATCACAGACAGGGGCATCGACATTTACCTGGATGTGTATGATGAATGCCTCTGGGAAGCAGCCGGAGAAGGGGATGCCGGCCGGATTACGGAGTGCATCGAACAAGGGCTGAGCCGCTGCACCCATATGATGTGCATCGTGTCGGAGGATACAAAAAATTCATGGTGGGTGCCGTATGAAGTCGGTTACGGGAAAAAGAGCAGCCAGGAAATATCCACCCTGTATTTGAAAGATGTGTCAGGCATTCCTGCTTATTTGAGGGTAACCCGGCAAATCAAAAGCCTTAGCGATCTTGCCGGATACCTTGAAGAAATCAAGAAAGATTACTATGCGACCAAGAAGCTGGCCGAGTTTTCCAGTGAGGTTTCCGGCAGCGTTTCCCCAATCGATAAATACCTTAAATTATAA